The Arenibacter algicola region TCCAGAATGGATTGGGGTTGGCGCTCCAAGGAGGTCCAGGCCCCTAATAAAACCCCATCAGTGCCGATTTTCATGGCACAGCGATCCTGATGTATTTGGAATTGTTTAAATTGGAAGGGTTTGGTCATGAAAAATCTTGTTTATAATAGTTGGCTGTACTTATTCCGCTTTTCCTGCCTCCCTGTTTTTGGTGCCTTCCAGCTCTAGAAGGGAATCCCCTAGTTCGTGGCGCATTTCATTGGCCAAGACCTTTATTTTGTCCACCACTTCTGGATATTCTTCGGCCACGTTGTTGGTTTCACTTATATCCGTTGTAACATCATAAAGTTCTATTTCTTCCATTTCTATCATTCGGTACTCCCCTGGAAGCCCATCCTTACCTGGCTCTTGTCCGTCCATGGTCCGGTAAGTGTGCGGAAAGTACATTTTCCATGTTCCGTAACGGACCCCCATGAGTTCGTTTATTCTATAGTAAAAGAAATAGGCTTCTTGCGGACTCTCTTGGCTTTCCCCAGTGAGCAGAGACAAGGCGCTTTTTCCGTCGATGGTTAAATTGGGCAATCTGGCCCCTGTCATCTCTGCTATGGTAGGTAGGATGTCTATGGCCATGACCGGTATATCAATGGTTTTTCCGGGAGTTATTTTGTTGGGGTATCTCATAATGAAGGGTTCGCGCTGTGCACCTTCCCAGGCGGTTCCCTTTCCTTCCCTAAAGGGCAGTGCGCTGCCTGCATGGTTGCCATAGGAAAGCCAGGGCCCATTGTCCGAAGTAAAGATTACCACAGTATTGTCCTCAAGGCCATTCTTTTTCAGGGCAGCCAATATTTCGCCCACGGACCAGTCGATCTCCATAATGACATCGCCGTATAATCCTCTTTCTGATTTTCCTTTAAATTTATCCGATACAAATAGTGGTACATGGGGTTGCGGATGGGGTACATATAGAAAGAAAGGATTGTTTTTATTTCTGTTGATGAAATCCACACTCCTTTCTGTGATTTGGGTGGTCAGTTGGGATTGATCTGTTAACGTGTCCAAAACTGTTTCATTTTCATAAAGTGGCAGGGGGCCAAAATTGAATACTGTTCCCTGCTGAGGGTGGTAGGGCCACATATCGTTGGAGTAGGGGATGCCAAAGAATTCATCGAAGCCATGTCTCGTAGGTAAGAATTTTGGGCTATCTCCCAAATGCCATTTTCCAAAAATAGCGGTTTTGTACCCAATGTTTTTCAGCATTTCCGCTATTGTCATCTCCGATGCATTTATTCCTGTGGGGCTACCTGGTCCCAAGGCGTTGTGTATGCCAATACGGTTGGGGTAGCAGCCGGTCAATATTCCTGCTCTTGAAGCGGAACATATGGGTTGCGCGGAATAAAAGCTGGTGAGTTTTATCCCATCTTTTGCCATTTGGTCCAAATGGGGGGTTTCAATATTTGGGGAGCCAAAAGTACCTACATCCTGATATCCCTGATCATCGGTGAAAATCAAAATTACATTGGGTGGAACTTCGGGTTGCAATTCTTTTTTCTTTTCCGCGCAGGAAAATAAAACCAATGAAAGGATAAACAAGGAAAGATTTCTGAACATTATTTTAGTTTTTGATAAAGCTAAAATAATATTTTTGAAATGTTATGACCTAATAATTGTAAGTAGTATATCCGATAATTGGTATTGCACTTTTGGGAGTGGCTGTTGTCCCTGCTAATCCCCGTTATAATAGTTGTTTTTAATGGAATCCATCATTATTTTTCCTTCGGAAATTGAGCTTACCAAATTCCAAAGATTTTCTGAAATCAAGGGCTTTAAGGGTTGGTTCAATTGTGGGATTTTCGGAAACACCTGTTGTAGTTTTTTGTCCCATACTTTGTAATATTTCAGGAGGTCATCCGGATATACCACCTTTCGTTTCGTGCCTTCATCAATTCCCCTGAAGGGTTGTGGTATGTTCAAATATCCATAGTCGTCCGTTAGTTGTTCCCCTACATGGATATCCCTTATGGCTACCTCAAAATCATAGGCTGTGGTAAGGCAGTTGGAATTAAAACTGTGGTTTACATATCTGGCGTTGTCCCAGCAAAGTATAAATCTTCCCTTGTTGTCCCTAAAGGTATAAGTATCCAATATGGACTGATAAATAGGTTCCAAGGATTCCAATTCGGCCGGGGTAAATTCGCGGTCCAACTTATCCAAAACCCAGGTTATGGTTCCGGCAGGAATAAATTCTGTGGCTACTACGCCATAGCCGATCTCCTTATTGATGAATTGTAATTCTGTTTTGGGATGAATCATTTTAACGCATAAAATAATCTCGTGAATACTGAATAGTTGTTTTCATTTGCATATCAAAATATATTTAAGAGATCCCTCTTTTAAACAATTTGACTAGCTAAATCCAAAGGGCAAAATATTTTTGGATTTGGCCCGATCAATAAGAAATGCAATAAAGAAAGATAGATAAAATTATCATTCGTTTTATAGCGGGAGAAAAATTAAAAAGGGGGGCATTTTAGGATAAATAAAGGTCGACCAATCCTTCCGGGGTGTCAACAAAAATAGTCTTGTTTTCACGGTCTACCTTAACTATAATCTCGTCCCTGACCGGAATAAGTAATTGTTTGTCGCCTTTTTCTATCTCAAATAGGGCTTGGGAAGTGGTGTCGTTAATGCTTTGGATAATTCCAATATTCCCATGGACCTTGTCTTCCATGGCAAAGCCAATTACCTCGTGGTAATAGAACTTATTGCCTTTTAGTTTGGGCAAAAATTTAAGTGGGAGGTATATTTCGGAGCCCATTACCTTGTCGGCGTCCGATTCATCGGCAACCTCCTCAAACCGTACGCGCAATAGGCTGGATTTGTGAAGTTGACTTTTTTCTATAAAAAAAGGAACCAGATTGTTTCCGAGGGAAACGAATACTGATTCCAATTTTTCGTACAATTCGGGTTCGTCGGTATCCAATTTAATGAGTACCTCTCCCTTAAAGCTATGTTTAGAAACGATTTTACCGAGGTAGAAACACTCTTCCTTTGTCATCGTTTTCTATTAGCTATTCTGTTTCTTTGGTCTCTTCAGGAGCTTCGGCAGGAGCAGCAGTATCTTCGGCTACTTCTTCTTCTGCAGCTGGTGCTTCTGCTTCTGCAGCAGCGGCCATACGCTTTTCGTTAACCTCTTTCTCGGCTTTCAAAGCTTTTGCTTTAGCATCGGCTTCAGCCTTGGCTAAACTATCTACTTTAGAACCAACAATATTTGCTTTTTCTTCCAACCAAGCATTGAATTTTTCTTCAACTTGCTCTTCGGTCAAGGCGCCTTTACGAACACCGCCCAATAAATGGTGCTTTAAAAGGACTCCTTTATAAGATAAAATTCTTTTTGCAGTTTCAGACGGCTGTGCACCGTTATCCAACCATTTTACAGAACTGTCAACATCCAATTCTATGGTTGCAGGGTTGGTATTTGGATTGTAAATACCTAATTTCTCCAAGTATTTACCGTCTCTTTTAGCGCGGGAATCCGCA contains the following coding sequences:
- a CDS encoding sulfatase family protein; amino-acid sequence: MFRNLSLFILSLVLFSCAEKKKELQPEVPPNVILIFTDDQGYQDVGTFGSPNIETPHLDQMAKDGIKLTSFYSAQPICSASRAGILTGCYPNRIGIHNALGPGSPTGINASEMTIAEMLKNIGYKTAIFGKWHLGDSPKFLPTRHGFDEFFGIPYSNDMWPYHPQQGTVFNFGPLPLYENETVLDTLTDQSQLTTQITERSVDFINRNKNNPFFLYVPHPQPHVPLFVSDKFKGKSERGLYGDVIMEIDWSVGEILAALKKNGLEDNTVVIFTSDNGPWLSYGNHAGSALPFREGKGTAWEGAQREPFIMRYPNKITPGKTIDIPVMAIDILPTIAEMTGARLPNLTIDGKSALSLLTGESQESPQEAYFFYYRINELMGVRYGTWKMYFPHTYRTMDGQEPGKDGLPGEYRMIEMEEIELYDVTTDISETNNVAEEYPEVVDKIKVLANEMRHELGDSLLELEGTKNREAGKAE
- a CDS encoding SET domain-containing protein, coding for MIHPKTELQFINKEIGYGVVATEFIPAGTITWVLDKLDREFTPAELESLEPIYQSILDTYTFRDNKGRFILCWDNARYVNHSFNSNCLTTAYDFEVAIRDIHVGEQLTDDYGYLNIPQPFRGIDEGTKRKVVYPDDLLKYYKVWDKKLQQVFPKIPQLNQPLKPLISENLWNLVSSISEGKIMMDSIKNNYYNGD
- the rimM gene encoding ribosome maturation factor RimM (Essential for efficient processing of 16S rRNA) codes for the protein MTKEECFYLGKIVSKHSFKGEVLIKLDTDEPELYEKLESVFVSLGNNLVPFFIEKSQLHKSSLLRVRFEEVADESDADKVMGSEIYLPLKFLPKLKGNKFYYHEVIGFAMEDKVHGNIGIIQSINDTTSQALFEIEKGDKQLLIPVRDEIIVKVDRENKTIFVDTPEGLVDLYLS
- a CDS encoding 30S ribosomal protein S16 — its product is MPVRIRLQRHGKKGKPFYWVVAADSRAKRDGKYLEKLGIYNPNTNPATIELDVDSSVKWLDNGAQPSETAKRILSYKGVLLKHHLLGGVRKGALTEEQVEEKFNAWLEEKANIVGSKVDSLAKAEADAKAKALKAEKEVNEKRMAAAAEAEAPAAEEEVAEDTAAPAEAPEETKETE